The Candidatus Cloacimonas sp. genome includes a region encoding these proteins:
- a CDS encoding T9SS type A sorting domain-containing protein yields MKKMIILLALLATLPLWGGDITGDWQDCYTATLEQLQMITQSAGQIYGVGWKCFVRSTDGINFQNTIVDDRDSLFLESSYMISSTVGYCGGYIYHPSDWTLTRPVLYKTTNGGQSWVRTGQLEQQPGYYVVNHIEFINGLEGYVVLNALIYIDGLKIYRTTNGGQNWTLVYGLMPNCFTSADFSAGLMIVGQNAPDGALVSSDGLNWQFHQVGWSGVSYAASALVREGRLIVRCGEGLLYSDNAGDDWVGSDQSQLGDNFSIGGCMTDCTMTAIEDNVYVVAGTWDGNDGSSGIIRSLNNGSSWQWIVQPADMPDQSGQIYGICYWSEYIYIAHNAHIYRMYVGPPVANDDPSTPAMEAKLTCYPNPFRGSTNIQIKQDDNSPTTIAVYNFRGQLIRTVVNQQVLSPGEHTFVWDGKTDEGKPVAAGIYFCKVTAGSFSSSRKIVMLK; encoded by the coding sequence ATGAAAAAGATGATAATTCTTTTGGCTTTATTGGCCACTCTCCCACTTTGGGGTGGAGATATCACTGGTGACTGGCAAGATTGTTATACTGCGACCTTAGAACAGTTGCAGATGATTACCCAATCAGCTGGGCAAATTTATGGAGTTGGATGGAAGTGCTTCGTCCGGTCTACTGATGGGATAAACTTCCAAAACACCATCGTTGATGATCGGGATTCATTATTTCTGGAATCATCCTACATGATTTCTTCTACGGTTGGTTATTGCGGGGGTTACATCTACCATCCGTCTGACTGGACACTGACCCGTCCGGTGTTATATAAAACCACCAATGGCGGTCAGAGTTGGGTCAGAACTGGACAGCTGGAACAGCAACCGGGGTACTATGTAGTTAATCATATTGAGTTTATTAACGGACTGGAGGGTTATGTAGTTCTTAACGCCCTTATTTATATTGATGGTTTAAAGATTTATCGGACCACCAATGGTGGGCAAAACTGGACCTTGGTGTATGGCTTAATGCCTAATTGCTTCACCAGCGCTGATTTTTCGGCTGGTTTAATGATTGTTGGACAAAATGCGCCGGATGGTGCGTTGGTTAGCTCTGATGGTCTAAATTGGCAATTTCATCAAGTAGGGTGGTCAGGTGTATCTTACGCTGCGTCAGCCCTTGTAAGAGAGGGCAGGTTAATAGTAAGATGTGGCGAGGGTCTCCTATATTCAGATAATGCAGGAGATGATTGGGTTGGCTCAGATCAGAGCCAACTAGGTGACAATTTTTCAATAGGTGGTTGTATGACGGATTGTACTATGACTGCTATAGAAGATAATGTCTATGTGGTCGCTGGCACTTGGGATGGTAATGATGGTTCTTCTGGTATCATCCGTTCACTAAATAATGGCAGCAGTTGGCAATGGATAGTTCAGCCGGCCGATATGCCTGATCAATCAGGTCAGATATACGGAATATGTTATTGGAGTGAATATATTTATATTGCCCATAATGCGCATATTTACCGTATGTATGTGGGACCCCCTGTTGCCAACGATGACCCAAGCACCCCGGCAATGGAAGCCAAGCTTACTTGCTACCCTAATCCATTTAGGGGTAGCACTAATATCCAAATTAAACAAGATGACAATAGTCCAACTACTATTGCCGTCTATAATTTCAGGGGACAGCTAATTCGGACCGTCGTTAATCAGCAAGTATTATCGCCCGGCGAACATACATTCGTTTGGGATGGTAAAACTGATGAGGGTAAGCCAGTAGCGGCGGGAATTTATTTCTGCAAAGTGACGGCGGGTAGTTTTTCTTCTTCGCGGAAAATAGTTATGCTGAAATAG